A region of the Curtobacterium flaccumfaciens pv. betae genome:
CGGCTGCTGCGGGATCGGCGCGAGGACGAACCCGAACCGGTTGACGACGAACGGGTGACGGCGTTCCTTGACGTCGTCGATGCCGCCAGCAGCCCAGGGGTTGCAACGGGCGATGCGCCAGGCGCCCATGGCGGATCCGCGCACGACGCCGTACTGCTGGATCGCCTCGAGGGCGTACCGGGAGCACGACGGGTGGTAGCGGCAGACGTTGCCGTACAGCGGGGAGATCACAGCACGGTAGGCCCGGAGCACGACGACGCACGCGTTGCGTGGGAGCAACGCGATGACCCAGGCAAGCCGGGTCCACAGAGTGCGGTTC
Encoded here:
- the yidD gene encoding membrane protein insertion efficiency factor YidD, with product MNRTLWTRLAWVIALLPRNACVVVLRAYRAVISPLYGNVCRYHPSCSRYALEAIQQYGVVRGSAMGAWRIARCNPWAAGGIDDVKERRHPFVVNRFGFVLAPIPQQPHPAVGTVRPVLLPQRTRKA